The proteins below come from a single Desulfomicrobium escambiense DSM 10707 genomic window:
- a CDS encoding cytochrome c oxidase subunit 3 family protein — MPEQHKDYLGDKFGMWLFLFTEILLFGGLFLLYAIFLHRYPAEFHQGGLELSRVFGAANTVVLITSSFTVALAISALQQGRRGLCQALLAATIVLAGVFMVNKYFEWSTKIAHGIYPGSSEMAQSGGTNIFFGLYYVMTGAHGLHVVIGATVLAFCMLRIAQGRVTAEDFGLLENGGLYWHLVDLVWIFLFPLFYLIS, encoded by the coding sequence ATGCCTGAGCAGCACAAGGACTACCTGGGCGACAAGTTCGGCATGTGGCTCTTCCTCTTCACGGAGATCCTGCTCTTCGGCGGGCTCTTCCTCCTGTACGCGATCTTCCTGCACCGCTACCCGGCCGAGTTCCATCAGGGCGGGTTGGAGCTGTCCCGCGTCTTCGGCGCGGCCAACACCGTGGTGCTCATCACGTCGAGCTTCACCGTGGCCCTGGCCATCTCCGCCCTCCAGCAGGGGCGGCGGGGACTGTGCCAGGCGCTTTTGGCCGCGACCATCGTCCTGGCCGGCGTGTTCATGGTCAACAAGTACTTCGAGTGGTCGACCAAGATCGCCCACGGCATCTACCCCGGATCGTCGGAGATGGCGCAGTCGGGCGGCACGAACATCTTCTTCGGCCTCTACTACGTCATGACCGGGGCTCACGGCCTGCATGTGGTCATCGGCGCGACCGTCCTCGCCTTCTGCATGCTGCGCATCGCGCAGGGCCGGGTCACGGCCGAGGACTTCGGGCTGCTGGAGAACGGCGGGCTTTACTGGCACCTTGTGGACCTGGTCTGGATATTCCTCTTCCCACTCTTTTACCTGATCAGCTGA
- a CDS encoding cytochrome C oxidase subunit IV family protein: MTHKHIMPFSLLAKIWLALLILTGVTVGAASFDFGYLNVLVAMGVASTKALLVVLFFMHLKYENRLLGAFLILVFVILAIFIGLTFFDVAWRPEVGA; this comes from the coding sequence ATGACACACAAGCACATCATGCCATTCAGCCTGTTGGCGAAAATCTGGCTGGCCCTGCTGATCCTGACCGGGGTCACGGTGGGCGCGGCGTCCTTCGACTTCGGCTACCTGAACGTCCTGGTCGCCATGGGCGTGGCCTCGACCAAGGCGCTTCTGGTCGTCCTCTTCTTCATGCACCTCAAGTACGAGAACAGGCTCCTGGGCGCCTTTCTCATCCTGGTCTTCGTCATCCTGGCCATCTTCATCGGCCTGACCTTCTTCGATGTGGCCTGGCGGCCGGAGGTCGGCGCATGA
- the coxB gene encoding cytochrome c oxidase subunit II, which produces MTPSIIQAGTQAAARVDQTFLFIFGASAAILVFITLLMIWFVVRYHHTRHPQAADISGNVWAEIAWTVLPTVLVMGMFWSGWTSFKALRSAPADAMRVKVTARMWSWVFEYENGKRASTLYVPVDRAVRLDMTSADVLHSFFVPAFRIKMDTVPGMETYAWFQAAREGSYDILCAEYCGLQHANMLSTVEVLSDEKFRKWYEGEASGDEAAVGLLESYGCTGCHSLDGTELAGPTLMGIYGKERPIVQGGGTRTAVADEAYLRRAILEPDAELVAGYEGMPSYKEEMPAEDLDKIIRYLTGGAARDLDRGRSLMEAEGCLSCHSTDGSEIAGPTFKGIYGHKVVLEDGSEVVADEAYLAEAIRDPEKTMVKGYEPIMPPYSHLSDEDVKAMIDYLRSLSGGHD; this is translated from the coding sequence ATGACCCCCTCCATCATCCAGGCCGGAACACAGGCCGCGGCCAGGGTCGACCAAACCTTCCTGTTCATCTTCGGCGCCTCGGCGGCCATCCTGGTCTTCATCACGCTGCTCATGATCTGGTTCGTGGTCCGCTACCACCACACGCGCCACCCCCAGGCAGCGGACATCAGCGGCAACGTCTGGGCCGAGATCGCCTGGACGGTCCTCCCGACGGTTCTGGTCATGGGCATGTTCTGGTCCGGCTGGACGAGCTTCAAGGCCCTGCGCTCGGCACCGGCCGACGCCATGCGCGTGAAGGTCACGGCGCGCATGTGGTCGTGGGTCTTCGAGTACGAGAACGGCAAGCGCGCCAGCACCCTCTACGTGCCCGTGGACCGGGCCGTGCGCCTCGACATGACTTCGGCCGACGTGCTGCACAGCTTCTTCGTCCCGGCATTCCGCATCAAGATGGACACCGTGCCGGGCATGGAGACCTACGCCTGGTTCCAGGCCGCGCGGGAGGGCAGCTACGACATCCTGTGCGCCGAGTACTGCGGCCTGCAGCACGCCAACATGCTCTCCACCGTGGAGGTCCTGAGCGACGAGAAGTTCCGGAAATGGTACGAGGGCGAAGCCTCGGGGGACGAGGCGGCGGTGGGGCTCCTGGAATCCTACGGCTGCACGGGCTGCCATTCCCTCGACGGCACCGAGCTGGCCGGGCCGACGCTCATGGGCATCTACGGCAAGGAACGCCCCATCGTCCAAGGCGGCGGCACGCGCACGGCGGTGGCCGACGAGGCGTACCTGCGCCGCGCCATCCTCGAACCCGACGCCGAACTGGTGGCCGGTTACGAGGGCATGCCGTCCTACAAGGAGGAGATGCCGGCCGAGGACCTGGACAAGATCATCCGCTACCTGACGGGCGGCGCAGCCCGCGACCTGGACAGGGGCAGGTCGCTCATGGAGGCCGAGGGGTGCCTGAGCTGCCATTCCACGGACGGTTCCGAGATCGCCGGTCCGACCTTCAAGGGCATCTACGGGCACAAGGTCGTCCTGGAAGACGGCAGCGAGGTCGTGGCCGACGAGGCCTATCTGGCCGAGGCCATCCGGGACCCGGAGAAGACCATGGTCAAGGGGTACGAGCCCATCATGCCGCCGTACTCGCACCTGAGCGACGAGGACGTGAAGGCCATGATCGACTATTTGCGCTCCCTGTCCGGCGGACATGATTAG
- a CDS encoding protoheme IX farnesyltransferase, giving the protein MIRGAADLIRPGVSLAVGLSALAGWLLATAEAHAAPAAGLAVFAGTFALSAAVSVLNQIQERHLDALMERTRRRPLASGRMSAGHGLAVSGLLLALAAACLWTGLGPGSLAVLIVVPGLYNGFYTYLKPVTAWAMIPGAACGALPPWIGWLAGGGALLAPEPVYLFALYFVWQMPHFWMLAEANADDYAAAGFPVPANSFSGFSRRAIPRLWSLALASLGGMAPLFGMLAGPGHAYALATICPAYAALAVFARANVLRLASDGFLAAVVALAVAERLAG; this is encoded by the coding sequence ATGATTAGGGGCGCCGCGGACCTGATCCGCCCCGGGGTTTCCCTGGCGGTCGGCCTCTCGGCCCTGGCGGGCTGGCTCCTGGCCACGGCGGAGGCTCACGCCGCCCCGGCCGCGGGCCTGGCCGTTTTCGCCGGGACCTTCGCCCTGAGCGCCGCCGTCTCGGTCCTCAACCAGATTCAGGAGCGCCATCTGGACGCCCTCATGGAGCGCACCAGAAGGCGTCCCCTGGCCAGCGGCAGGATGAGCGCCGGGCATGGCCTGGCCGTCTCCGGCCTGCTGCTCGCCCTGGCCGCCGCCTGCCTGTGGACCGGGCTCGGTCCGGGCTCCCTTGCGGTTCTCATCGTCGTGCCCGGACTCTACAACGGCTTCTACACGTACCTCAAACCCGTCACGGCTTGGGCCATGATCCCCGGCGCGGCCTGCGGCGCGCTGCCGCCGTGGATCGGCTGGCTGGCCGGCGGCGGGGCACTCCTGGCCCCCGAGCCGGTCTATCTCTTCGCCCTCTATTTCGTCTGGCAGATGCCCCATTTCTGGATGCTGGCCGAAGCAAACGCCGACGACTACGCGGCCGCCGGCTTCCCCGTCCCGGCCAACAGCTTCTCGGGTTTCTCCCGCCGCGCCATCCCGCGCCTGTGGTCCCTGGCTCTGGCGTCCCTCGGCGGCATGGCGCCCCTCTTCGGGATGCTGGCAGGGCCGGGTCACGCCTACGCACTGGCCACGATCTGTCCGGCCTACGCCGCCCTGGCCGTCTTCGCCCGGGCGAACGTCCTACGGCTGGCTTCGGACGGCTTTCTGGCGGCGGTGGTGGCATTGGCCGTGGCCGAGCGCCTGGCCGGCTGA
- a CDS encoding sensor domain-containing diguanylate cyclase, with amino-acid sequence MDKRPFDIKALTFFFEQLWMHTSDPFWICRPVGDDFELVMANAAARRVDARQVPGGTVRSIIGYGPESEPLISGYYECMRTGRSVTFEQRPFLNGSERLFETLLVPVKDESGGISHIWGTARDLTRFLVAQKALLHLNEQLENKIRLRTTELEEANRRLYELSATDALTGLANRRRFDAVMHEEWLRAARTGAPLSLVMLDLDHFKKYNDHCGHQEGDACLRHIAEVLQANARRPGDLAARYGGEEFCLILPDTARPGARDIAERVRLCVEEMALPHPLSPQGIVTVSLGTATLSPGTADNPSSLLNMADRALYLAKSEGRNCVRQASLPNR; translated from the coding sequence ATGGACAAACGCCCCTTCGACATAAAGGCCCTGACCTTCTTCTTCGAACAGCTCTGGATGCACACCAGCGATCCGTTCTGGATCTGCCGGCCCGTCGGCGACGATTTCGAGCTGGTCATGGCCAACGCCGCGGCGCGCAGGGTCGACGCGAGACAGGTGCCCGGAGGGACGGTACGGTCCATCATCGGCTACGGTCCCGAATCGGAGCCCCTCATCTCCGGGTATTACGAGTGCATGCGGACCGGACGCTCAGTCACGTTCGAACAGCGCCCGTTCCTGAACGGCAGCGAACGGCTGTTCGAAACGCTGCTCGTGCCCGTCAAGGACGAATCGGGCGGGATTTCCCACATCTGGGGCACGGCACGTGATCTGACTCGGTTCCTGGTGGCCCAGAAGGCGCTCCTGCACCTGAACGAGCAGCTCGAGAACAAGATTCGGTTGCGGACCACGGAACTGGAGGAGGCAAATCGCAGGCTCTATGAACTGTCGGCCACGGATGCGTTGACCGGCCTCGCCAACCGCCGCCGGTTCGACGCCGTGATGCACGAGGAATGGTTGCGTGCGGCGCGGACGGGAGCTCCCTTGAGCCTGGTCATGCTCGACCTCGACCATTTCAAGAAATACAACGACCACTGCGGCCATCAGGAAGGGGATGCCTGCCTTCGGCACATCGCCGAAGTGCTGCAGGCCAACGCCCGTCGGCCCGGCGACCTGGCCGCGAGATACGGCGGCGAGGAGTTCTGCCTGATCCTGCCCGACACCGCCCGGCCCGGCGCCCGCGACATCGCCGAGCGGGTGCGCCTGTGCGTGGAGGAAATGGCCCTGCCACACCCGCTCTCCCCCCAAGGCATCGTCACGGTCAGCCTCGGCACGGCCACCCTCTCGCCCGGCACTGCGGACAACCCCTCGTCCCTGCTGAACATGGCGGACCGGGCCCTCTACCTCGCCAAATCCGAAGGCCGGAACTGCGTCCGGCAGGCTTCCCTCCCGAACCGCTGA
- a CDS encoding LysE family translocator: MGYYLTLGALLGLSAGLAPGPLLTLVISETLRHDVRAGIRVALAPMVTDLPIILLTLFVLSGLAGFHGILGAVSMAGGIFILSMGYESLRTTGFDMKLQDAPRKSLRKGILTNLLSPHPYIFWLSVGGPTMAKALDRNFLAPAAFIAGFYFCLVGSKIALALLVGRSRALFKGRAYVWTMRLLGLALVVLALLMFRDGLQLTGLLAAPQT; the protein is encoded by the coding sequence ATGGGATATTATCTGACACTCGGGGCCCTTCTCGGCCTGTCCGCGGGGCTCGCGCCGGGGCCGCTCCTGACCCTGGTCATCTCGGAAACGCTCCGGCACGACGTCCGGGCCGGGATCAGGGTCGCCCTGGCGCCCATGGTCACGGACCTGCCGATCATCCTGCTGACTCTCTTCGTGCTGTCCGGACTGGCCGGTTTTCACGGCATCCTTGGGGCGGTCTCCATGGCCGGCGGCATTTTCATCCTGTCCATGGGTTACGAAAGCCTGCGCACCACGGGGTTCGACATGAAACTCCAGGATGCGCCGCGGAAGTCGTTGCGCAAAGGCATTCTGACCAACCTGCTGAGCCCCCATCCCTACATCTTCTGGCTCAGCGTGGGGGGACCGACCATGGCCAAGGCCCTGGACCGGAACTTTCTCGCCCCGGCGGCGTTCATCGCGGGTTTCTACTTCTGCCTCGTGGGTTCGAAGATCGCCCTGGCCCTTCTGGTCGGCAGGTCCAGGGCCCTCTTCAAGGGCCGGGCCTATGTCTGGACCATGCGCCTTCTCGGCCTAGCCCTCGTGGTCCTGGCCCTCCTGATGTTTCGTGACGGGTTGCAGCTGACCGGCCTGCTTGCAGCACCGCAGACCTGA
- a CDS encoding amidase: MPQIPLVAHTPEFDVYRRASREGLAGLVGSLVERARDIDPQLHILAGDIDGAGIARQIEALFERFPDPQHRPPLFGVPVGVKDIIRVEGVPIRCGSLLPPVLFEGPEARCVRMLREAGAIIFVQTATTEFAYFEPAATKNPYNPRHTPGGSSSGSAAGVAAGLFPLALGTQTVGSVIRPASFCGVVGMKPSFDRIPTEGIAYFSRSIDHVGFFCQRVADIMHVLAVFDPRQAECRRPEALKVGVPVGPYLAQAPAGTLAWFETVLGALRQGGVEVVEVACLDRIDEIAALHRDLTVAEFAVEQETLFGQYAHLYRPVTAAAIERGRAVPADRVVAARKSRTDLRCELAALMDAHALDLWVCPSAPGEAPEGCGSTGDPVMNLPWTHAGMPAISLPAGTGMAGLPLGLQCVGRFGQDTLLAAAAARLEAALCGRG, from the coding sequence ATGCCACAGATCCCACTCGTCGCCCATACTCCGGAATTCGACGTGTACCGGCGCGCATCGAGAGAGGGGCTCGCCGGGCTCGTCGGGAGCCTCGTCGAACGCGCCCGCGACATCGACCCGCAGCTGCACATCCTGGCCGGGGACATCGACGGTGCGGGGATAGCCCGTCAGATCGAAGCCCTCTTCGAGCGCTTTCCCGACCCGCAGCACCGTCCGCCGCTTTTCGGCGTTCCGGTTGGCGTGAAGGACATCATCAGGGTGGAAGGGGTGCCCATCAGGTGCGGCTCCCTGCTGCCCCCGGTGCTGTTCGAAGGCCCGGAGGCCCGCTGTGTGCGTATGCTGCGCGAGGCCGGGGCCATCATCTTCGTCCAGACCGCGACCACGGAGTTCGCCTATTTCGAGCCGGCGGCGACCAAAAACCCGTACAACCCGCGGCACACCCCCGGCGGTTCCAGCAGCGGCTCGGCCGCGGGCGTGGCCGCGGGGCTCTTTCCCCTGGCCCTGGGCACCCAGACCGTGGGGTCCGTCATCCGGCCCGCCTCCTTTTGCGGCGTGGTCGGCATGAAGCCGTCCTTCGACAGGATTCCCACGGAGGGCATCGCCTATTTTTCACGCAGCATCGATCATGTGGGTTTTTTCTGCCAGAGGGTTGCGGACATCATGCACGTCCTGGCCGTCTTCGATCCGCGGCAGGCCGAGTGCCGCCGGCCCGAGGCCCTGAAGGTCGGCGTCCCGGTCGGCCCGTACCTCGCACAGGCGCCGGCCGGGACCCTGGCCTGGTTCGAGACGGTCCTGGGCGCTCTGCGCCAAGGGGGCGTCGAGGTTGTCGAGGTGGCCTGCCTGGACCGCATCGACGAGATCGCGGCCCTGCACCGCGACCTCACGGTGGCCGAGTTCGCCGTGGAGCAGGAGACGCTGTTCGGCCAGTACGCCCACCTCTATCGTCCGGTCACGGCGGCGGCCATCGAACGGGGGCGGGCGGTTCCGGCCGACAGGGTGGTTGCGGCCCGGAAGTCCCGCACGGACCTTCGCTGCGAGCTGGCAGCGCTCATGGACGCGCACGCCCTGGATCTGTGGGTCTGCCCCTCGGCACCGGGCGAGGCCCCCGAAGGCTGCGGGAGCACGGGCGACCCGGTCATGAACCTGCCGTGGACCCACGCCGGCATGCCCGCGATCTCCCTGCCCGCGGGAACCGGGATGGCGGGACTGCCCCTGGGCCTGCAGTGCGTGGGAAGGTTCGGTCAGGACACATTGCTTGCCGCCGCTGCGGCGCGGCTCGAAGCGGCGCTGTGCGGACGGGGGTGA
- a CDS encoding LysR family transcriptional regulator, whose amino-acid sequence MLSTDDLKFIAAVTQAPSLAAAARSLNVTPPAVSQRLRALETRLGVSLLDRSAGRITLTDEGELLTEWSARILAEIEEVSERLCERKGVVAGHLRIAGPTGFGRRYIAPAVMDFSRRHPDVRIDLELSDNPIRLKPSAWDIVIHIGELHSQPFQKLTLAPNDRLLCASPDYLARRGTPHAPADLIRHSCLTLRENDEDVTLWRFSGPDGSHETVRIDEGVSCNDGDVVRDWALAGFGIVLRSEWDMADDLRAGRLVRLLPQWRAPDAPVVALLGPRHMRAARTRRFLELLRQSLTPPPWRGQG is encoded by the coding sequence ATGCTCTCGACCGACGACCTCAAATTCATTGCCGCCGTGACCCAGGCCCCGTCCCTGGCGGCCGCGGCGCGAAGCCTCAACGTCACGCCCCCGGCCGTGTCCCAGCGCTTGCGCGCCCTGGAGACGCGGCTCGGGGTCAGTCTGCTGGACCGCAGCGCGGGCCGGATTACCCTGACGGATGAAGGCGAGCTGCTGACCGAGTGGTCGGCCCGCATTCTGGCCGAGATCGAGGAGGTCAGCGAAAGGCTGTGCGAACGAAAAGGGGTCGTGGCCGGGCATCTGCGCATCGCAGGGCCCACGGGCTTCGGCCGCCGCTACATCGCGCCCGCGGTCATGGACTTCAGCCGGCGGCACCCCGACGTGCGCATCGACCTGGAACTCTCGGACAACCCCATCCGCCTCAAGCCGAGCGCCTGGGACATCGTCATCCACATCGGCGAACTGCACTCCCAGCCCTTCCAGAAGCTGACCCTGGCACCCAACGACCGCCTGCTGTGCGCCTCGCCCGACTACCTGGCCAGGCGCGGAACGCCGCACGCGCCCGCGGACCTGATCCGGCACTCCTGCCTGACCCTGCGCGAGAACGACGAGGACGTGACCCTCTGGCGCTTCTCCGGACCTGACGGCAGCCACGAGACCGTGCGCATCGACGAGGGAGTGTCCTGCAACGACGGTGACGTCGTCCGCGACTGGGCCTTGGCCGGGTTCGGCATCGTTCTGCGCTCGGAATGGGACATGGCCGACGACCTGCGCGCCGGACGCCTGGTGCGCCTGCTGCCCCAGTGGCGGGCGCCCGACGCCCCGGTGGTGGCCCTGCTCGGGCCCCGCCACATGCGCGCGGCCCGCACCCGCCGTTTCCTCGAACTGCTGCGGCAGTCCCTCACCCCGCCGCCCTGGCGCGGGCAGGGCTGA
- a CDS encoding alanine racemase, with the protein MNALLAPFRTRDALRGLPCPLEALDTPCLLLDEARMDGNIARLRNRLAAAGVAFRPHLKTAKSWEISRRLMATPHGPATVSTLREAEALAACGVTDITYAVGIAPQKLPRVLALRRQGVDLTVLLDSVAQARAVAAASDPSDPIPALIELDCDGHRSGVQPGDSQQLLAIAHALKPTARLRGVLVHAGESYEARGEEALAAAAEGERAAAVEAARTLRDAGWICPVVSVGSTPTAFSARSYEGVTEVRAGVFVFFDLVQVGIGICAIDDIAVSVLTTVIGHQRDKGWAIVDAGWTAMSCDRGTAGQTVDQGYGLVCYADGRPVGDLVVRGVNQEHGVVAPRSGNPADLPDLPVGTRLRILPSHACATVTQFDRYHVVGAGGEEVTAVWPRLMGW; encoded by the coding sequence ATGAACGCACTGCTCGCACCGTTTCGGACCCGGGACGCCCTGCGCGGCCTGCCCTGCCCCCTCGAAGCCCTGGACACGCCGTGCCTGTTGTTGGACGAGGCGCGCATGGACGGCAACATCGCCCGCCTGCGAAACCGTCTCGCCGCGGCCGGAGTGGCGTTTCGCCCGCATCTCAAGACGGCCAAGTCGTGGGAGATCTCGCGGCGTCTCATGGCCACGCCGCATGGACCGGCCACGGTCTCGACCCTGCGCGAGGCCGAGGCTTTGGCGGCCTGCGGCGTGACGGACATCACCTACGCCGTGGGCATCGCGCCGCAGAAGCTTCCCCGTGTGCTGGCCCTGCGCCGGCAGGGTGTGGACCTGACGGTGCTGCTGGACAGCGTGGCTCAGGCCCGGGCCGTGGCGGCCGCGTCGGACCCGTCCGACCCCATCCCGGCCCTCATCGAGCTGGACTGCGACGGACACCGTTCGGGGGTGCAACCCGGTGATTCGCAGCAACTGCTGGCCATCGCCCATGCCCTGAAACCTACGGCCCGGCTGCGCGGCGTGCTGGTCCATGCCGGGGAGAGCTACGAGGCACGCGGCGAGGAGGCCCTGGCGGCTGCGGCCGAAGGGGAGCGCGCGGCGGCGGTGGAAGCGGCCAGGACCCTCCGGGACGCCGGCTGGATCTGCCCCGTGGTCAGCGTCGGCTCGACGCCCACGGCCTTTTCGGCCCGCAGCTACGAAGGCGTGACGGAAGTCCGGGCCGGGGTATTCGTCTTCTTCGACCTGGTCCAGGTCGGCATCGGCATCTGCGCCATCGACGACATCGCCGTTTCGGTCCTGACCACGGTCATCGGTCACCAGCGCGACAAGGGCTGGGCCATCGTCGACGCCGGCTGGACGGCTATGTCCTGCGACCGGGGCACGGCCGGGCAGACCGTGGATCAGGGCTACGGCCTGGTCTGCTACGCGGACGGACGCCCCGTGGGCGATCTGGTGGTCAGGGGCGTCAACCAGGAGCACGGCGTCGTGGCCCCGCGCTCGGGCAACCCGGCGGACCTGCCGGACCTGCCCGTGGGCACGAGGTTGCGTATCCTGCCCAGCCATGCCTGCGCCACGGTCACGCAGTTCGACCGGTATCATGTCGTCGGCGCGGGCGGGGAGGAGGTTACGGCGGTGTGGCCGAGGTTGATGGGGTGGTAG
- a CDS encoding ornithine cyclodeaminase family protein: MKFVSEDVAGRVVSMAEAIAAVEAMFMEYGRGLAEVFPVAQGRGPEADTSFSVKSGLIAGSRKVGLKVGSYWPGNRARGLAAHASTTLLLDPDTGYPEALVAASHLTCLRTAASDAVAVKHLSRPDSRTLAVFGAGHQAWFEVLAVREVRPLERVFVVNRSGQTAEEFARRIREELGLEAVAAKAEEALASADIAVTVTASRGPLFAAGLVRPGTHVSAMGADQPGKQELDTALVAVAALFADVPAQSVSIGEYEVAFTAGLVAMERITTIGAVLNGAPGRVSADQITVYDSSGMALQDLAVASLALRRAEELGLVKTV; the protein is encoded by the coding sequence ATGAAATTTGTCAGTGAGGATGTGGCTGGCAGGGTTGTGAGCATGGCCGAGGCCATTGCGGCTGTCGAGGCCATGTTCATGGAATATGGGCGCGGCCTGGCCGAGGTGTTTCCGGTGGCGCAGGGGCGGGGGCCCGAGGCGGACACGTCGTTTAGCGTCAAGAGCGGCCTCATAGCCGGGAGCAGGAAGGTGGGGCTCAAGGTCGGCAGCTACTGGCCGGGCAACAGGGCCCGCGGACTGGCGGCCCACGCCTCGACGACGTTGCTGCTGGACCCGGACACGGGCTATCCCGAGGCCCTGGTGGCGGCCTCGCACCTGACCTGCCTGCGCACGGCCGCCTCGGACGCGGTGGCCGTGAAGCACCTTTCCCGTCCGGACAGTCGGACCCTGGCCGTGTTCGGCGCAGGCCACCAGGCCTGGTTCGAAGTTCTGGCCGTGCGCGAGGTACGCCCCCTCGAGAGAGTTTTCGTGGTCAACCGTTCTGGCCAGACCGCCGAGGAGTTCGCGCGGCGCATCCGCGAGGAGCTGGGGCTTGAAGCCGTCGCGGCCAAGGCGGAAGAGGCCCTGGCCAGCGCCGATATCGCCGTCACGGTCACGGCGTCGCGCGGGCCGCTCTTCGCGGCCGGACTGGTGCGGCCCGGAACGCACGTCTCGGCCATGGGCGCGGACCAGCCCGGCAAGCAGGAACTGGACACGGCCCTGGTGGCCGTCGCCGCGCTCTTCGCCGACGTGCCGGCCCAGTCCGTAAGCATCGGGGAATACGAGGTGGCCTTCACGGCCGGGCTGGTCGCCATGGAGCGGATCACAACGATCGGTGCGGTTCTGAACGGCGCGCCGGGGCGGGTGTCGGCCGACCAGATCACCGTCTACGACAGCTCGGGCATGGCCCTGCAGGACCTGGCCGTGGCTTCCCTGGCCCTGCGCAGGGCGGAGGAACTGGGGCTGGTGAAGACGGTTTGA
- a CDS encoding lactate utilization protein yields MDAPTRKFRQMNAERLIKQLNKRRMHGSYAETAEEARSQILSLIQGPCSVIRCGSESVGSLGLWKDIAALPGVELIDPYVPGLTPAEGDERRRRGLTADVMVTSCNAVTLDGRLVNLDGTGNRVAAMIFGPRKVILLVGMNKVVSDLESAMDRIRDFAAPMNNLRLNALNPAHEPPCTQDGRCHRCSSPQKICNAWTIIEGQRDEGRIHVVLVGESLGY; encoded by the coding sequence ATGGACGCACCGACACGCAAATTCCGCCAGATGAACGCCGAACGCCTCATCAAGCAGCTCAACAAGCGCCGCATGCACGGCAGCTACGCCGAAACCGCCGAGGAGGCCCGCAGCCAGATCCTGTCCCTGATCCAGGGACCGTGCTCCGTCATCCGCTGCGGCTCGGAATCCGTCGGGTCGCTCGGACTGTGGAAGGACATCGCCGCCCTGCCCGGCGTGGAACTCATCGACCCCTACGTCCCGGGCCTCACCCCGGCCGAAGGCGACGAGCGGCGCCGGCGCGGTCTGACGGCCGACGTCATGGTCACGAGCTGCAACGCCGTGACTCTGGACGGCAGGCTGGTCAATCTGGACGGCACGGGCAACCGCGTGGCGGCCATGATCTTCGGACCAAGGAAGGTCATCCTGCTGGTCGGCATGAACAAGGTCGTCAGCGACCTGGAATCGGCCATGGACCGCATCCGCGACTTCGCCGCGCCCATGAACAACCTGCGCCTGAACGCCCTGAACCCCGCCCACGAGCCTCCCTGCACCCAGGACGGCCGCTGCCACCGCTGCTCCAGCCCGCAGAAAATCTGCAACGCCTGGACCATCATCGAGGGGCAGCGCGACGAAGGCAGAATTCACGTGGTGCTGGTGGGGGAGAGTCTGGGGTACTGA